The Streptomyces sp. 135 sequence GCTCCTGATGCCCCGACTGCGCGGGCCGCGCCTGTGGGCGGTGGCCGTGGGGGCCGCGGTGACGGCCGTCGCCACCACGCTCGTCCTGCCCGCCGGGGTGCCGGTGCTGGTGGCGGGGCTGGTCGCGTGCCTCACCGGGCTGCTGATGAAGCGGCGCCGCGCGGACGCGGCGGATACCCGCGCCGGCGAACAGGGACGTGAGAACTGATGTGGACCGCGATCGTCCTCGGGGTGGCCGGGGTGTACCTCCTCAAGCTCGCCGGACTGTACGTACCGGCTTCGGTCCTGGAGAGGCGGCAGGTTCAGACGGTCTCCGCACTGCTTCCCGTGGGGCTGCTCGCCGCTCTCGTCGCGGTGCAGACCTTCACCACCGACCAGCGTCTCGCGCTGGACGCCCGTGCGCTCGGCTTCGGTGTCGCTTTCGTCGCGGCCCTGTTGCGGGCGCCTTTCCTGCTGGTGGTGGCGTTGGGTGCGGGGAGCGCCGCGCTCGTCAGGCTCTGGTGGTGACCTGCGAGGCGTAACCAAGGCGGGGCCTTCTCGGTATGCAGCGTGCGCATCTCGCACAGGCGGATCAGCACAGGAGCACGGAAAGGAGAGGGGGGCGGGCCCGCTCGACGGGCGCCGCGCCTCCGACCATCGATGGGGATCAGTCATCACGGCCGCACACATCGTCTGGACTGGGAAGACGCCACACTCAGGGAATGGGAGTGCACCGTCCTGTGGTCCGACCCGGCCGATCCCGAAGCGGGGGTCGTCCTGGACCGCTCCGCGTTCTACCCGGGCGGCGGGGGCCAGCCGCCGGACCACGGCGTACTGATCTGGCAGGGGGTCCAGACCCGCGTCGTCGGCACCCGTAAGGGCGACGACCTCTACCTGCTGCCTGCTCCCGGAGATCCCGTGCCCCCGGTGGGCGCCCGGGTGACCGGCGCGCTCGACGACGGGCGCAGG is a genomic window containing:
- a CDS encoding AzlD domain-containing protein; protein product: MWTAIVLGVAGVYLLKLAGLYVPASVLERRQVQTVSALLPVGLLAALVAVQTFTTDQRLALDARALGFGVAFVAALLRAPFLLVVALGAGSAALVRLWW